The following proteins are encoded in a genomic region of Magnolia sinica isolate HGM2019 chromosome 1, MsV1, whole genome shotgun sequence:
- the LOC131233250 gene encoding glutamine-dependent NAD(+) synthetase-like: MGMAYEELNVYARLREMLCCGPVSMFQNLCHKWGNIAPSEVAAKVKYFFKYYAINGPNLTVLTPAYHAESYSLEYNRFDLRQFLYNKTWPYQSRKNDELVCQVGGGKVAASKSNGQENGDIANGHGNGLGVVATGPGNPKAGL, from the exons ATGGGCATGGCGTATGAGGAGTTAAATGTCTATGCAAGACTGCGTGAGATGCTCTGCTGTGGTCCCGTATCAATGTTTCAG AATCTCTGCCACAAGTGGGGAAACATAGCTCCATCAGAGGTTGCTGCTAAAGTGAAGTATTTCTTCAAGTACTACGCAATCAATGGACCCAACTTGACTGTCTTAACACCTGCCTACCATGCCGAG AGTTACTCGCTAGAGTATAACAGATTCGACCTGCGCCAGTTCCTCTATAACAAAACATGGCCATATCAGTCCCGAAAGAATGATGAACTAGTGTGTCAGGTCGGTGGTGGCAAAGTTGCTGCTTCGAAATCAAACGGACAGGAAAATGGGGATATTGCCAATGGCCATGGAAACGGGTTGGGAGTTGTGGCTACAGGACCTGGAAATCCAAAAGCCGGCCTTTAA